Genomic DNA from Flavobacteriales bacterium:
ATCATAGTTTTTACTATATTTGTTGTACCAAAAACAAATTGTAATGTTTTCATCAAAAGAAAAAACCATGGCAAAACCACAAGAAAACACAGGCGTAGTAAACTTAATAGGTGTAGGAACAACTATTGTAGGTGAAGTAACTTCATCTGGCGATATACGTGTTGACGGCACACTTTCAGGTTCAATAAACACGAAAGGAAAAGTTGTTATTGGCTCTACTGGAATGGTAGAGGGTAACGTAAACGCTTCTAACGCTGATGTTTCGGGTGAGTTGAAAGGCTCTATTTCTGTTTCAGAGCTTTTAGCCTTAAAATCGACAGCAAAGCTAGATGGCGATATCGTAACTAACAAATTAGCAATTGAGCCAGGAGCTTCCTTTACGGGTTCTTGTAGTATGGGCGCAGTTATAAAAGACATCAACCATGCTGGAAAACAAGAAAAACAAGAAAAAACAGCCTAAGCGCTTTATTGTTCTTGTTGCTGTTGCCTCCCAGATGGGAATCACCATCTTTTTAGGGGCCTACTTTGGCAAATATCTCGATGCTAAATACCACACCGACAAGGCTTGGTTTACTATAGCGTTCACGCTTTTTGCACTACTAATATCTCT
This window encodes:
- a CDS encoding polymer-forming cytoskeletal protein, which codes for MFSSKEKTMAKPQENTGVVNLIGVGTTIVGEVTSSGDIRVDGTLSGSINTKGKVVIGSTGMVEGNVNASNADVSGELKGSISVSELLALKSTAKLDGDIVTNKLAIEPGASFTGSCSMGAVIKDINHAGKQEKQEKTA
- a CDS encoding AtpZ/AtpI family protein; protein product: MLENKKNKKKQPKRFIVLVAVASQMGITIFLGAYFGKYLDAKYHTDKAWFTIAFTLFALLISLYSVLKTLNKINNEE